From a region of the Thermodesulfovibrio thiophilus DSM 17215 genome:
- a CDS encoding lipoate--protein ligase family protein — MLIRFIEFENYDPRLNMAIDEAISIFVRKGELLPTFRFYGWNKRAITIGEFQNLEEINQNFCILHDIPVIRRPTGGKGILHNEDVTYSFSCRREERFRGNLFQAYEILSRIFAKAFYLTGIDVEIIREKRNFNRSSVCFARSSFGEICFKNIKIIGSAQKRWTDGFLQQGTIPLTVDRELLSKVFLCNSEDLNNIAGIKELFGEFNIEIFQENIKRVLKEEGFEVVVDCLQKKELVLAEKLLQKKQPA, encoded by the coding sequence ATGCTTATTCGGTTTATTGAGTTTGAGAACTATGACCCACGTCTAAACATGGCTATTGATGAAGCAATAAGTATTTTTGTGCGCAAAGGCGAGCTTTTACCGACTTTCAGATTTTATGGATGGAATAAACGGGCAATAACAATTGGAGAGTTTCAGAATCTGGAAGAAATCAATCAGAATTTTTGCATTCTTCATGATATTCCGGTTATAAGAAGACCTACAGGAGGCAAGGGGATTTTACACAATGAGGATGTGACTTATAGTTTTTCCTGTAGAAGAGAAGAAAGATTCAGAGGAAATCTCTTTCAAGCTTATGAAATCTTAAGCCGTATATTTGCAAAAGCTTTTTATTTAACAGGTATTGATGTAGAGATTATCAGAGAGAAAAGAAATTTCAATAGAAGTTCTGTTTGTTTTGCTCGCTCATCTTTTGGAGAAATATGTTTTAAAAATATAAAAATTATAGGCTCAGCTCAAAAAAGATGGACTGATGGTTTCTTACAACAGGGTACCATTCCTCTCACTGTAGACAGAGAATTGTTGAGCAAAGTTTTTTTATGCAATTCAGAAGACCTTAACAATATAGCAGGAATAAAGGAATTGTTTGGTGAGTTTAATATTGAAATTTTTCAGGAAAATATTAAGAGAGTTCTGAAGGAGGAGGGTTTTGAAGTTGTTGTTGATTGTCTTCAGAAGAAAGAACTGGTTCTTGCTGAGAAGCTTCTACAGAAAAAGCAACCTGCCTGA
- a CDS encoding CooT family nickel-binding protein translates to MCEANAYIIKNGEEEIYLESVDIIRPEGEEIYLRNIFGEQKVFKGKIKEMSLLNHKIILQEDK, encoded by the coding sequence ATGTGTGAAGCAAATGCATATATTATCAAAAACGGTGAAGAAGAGATTTATCTGGAATCTGTTGATATAATTCGGCCTGAAGGAGAAGAGATATATCTCAGAAACATATTTGGAGAGCAGAAGGTTTTTAAAGGCAAAATCAAAGAAATGTCCTTACTGAATCATAAAATTATTCTTCAAGAGGACAAATAA
- a CDS encoding DUF3842 family protein: protein MLKVAVIDGQGGGIGSYIIKSLREAFGDKIEILALGTNAAATANMMKCKANKGASGPNAIVWNVQRVDLIIGSLSILVANGMIGELTSKMAEAVGSSPARKILLPVNQEGIDVIGCIKEPLPHLVEKLILHIKEEFNV, encoded by the coding sequence ATGTTAAAAGTCGCGGTAATTGATGGTCAGGGTGGAGGGATAGGTAGTTATATTATAAAATCTTTAAGAGAAGCTTTTGGCGATAAGATAGAAATTCTAGCACTTGGAACTAACGCTGCAGCTACAGCCAATATGATGAAATGTAAGGCAAATAAAGGGGCTTCCGGACCGAATGCAATTGTATGGAATGTTCAGAGAGTTGACCTGATTATAGGTTCTTTGAGTATTCTTGTGGCTAATGGAATGATTGGAGAGTTGACTTCAAAAATGGCAGAGGCAGTAGGAAGCAGTCCTGCACGAAAAATTTTATTACCTGTTAATCAGGAAGGAATCGATGTTATAGGTTGTATTAAAGAACCTCTTCCACATCTTGTGGAAAAACTGATCCTTCATATAAAGGAGGAGTTCAATGTGTGA
- the ppsA gene encoding phosphoenolpyruvate synthase, translated as MSLILWLNQISMKDIPLVGGKNASLGEMIRNISSKGINIPDGFAVTADAYKYFINVNNLNEPIKKILSDLDKSNVEELKKRGKKIRNLILSGKMPEDLQNAIIEAYSEMEKKYGKNVDVAVRSSATAEDLPDASFAGQQETYLNIQGAQNVIQAVKKCFASLFTDRAISYRIDKGFNHFSVYLSAAVQKMIRSDKASAGVIFTIDTETGFKDVVYITGSWGLGEYVVKGVVNPDEFYVFKPTLKEGYRAIISKKLGAKQQRLIYSDDPSKPTRGVKTSSEERQKFILNDDEILTLAKWAVMIENHYGKPMDIEWAKDGDGVTTGSGKLFIVQARPETVHSLKRQNYYEIYELKSSANVLCTGLAVGSKIGQGNACLIRNPSEINLFKPGQVLVTDMTDPDWEPIMKIASAIVTNRGGRTCHAAIVSRELGIPCIVGAGNATEIIKPEQEITVDCSKGEEGYVLDGLIPFEVKKIDLTTLPETKTKIMMNVGIPEQSFAQGQIPNDGVGLARIEFIISSHIGVHPLALIEYLKLKEQSQHDHKIAKIVKEIDLKTPMYEHKPDFYVDKLAQGTAMIGAAFYPNDVIVRFSDFKTNEYANLIGGILYEPVESNPMLGWRGASRYYDPKFEPAFALECIAIKKVRDEMGLKNVKVMVPFCRTVEEGKKVIEVMEKYGLKQGHDGLDIYVMCEIPSNVILAEEFAKIFDGFSIGSNDLTQLTLGLDRDSELVSHIYNERNEAIKRLVKHVIEVAKKYGKKIGICGQAPSDFPEFAEFLVECGINSISLSPDTVLKTRLLVAEKEKELGY; from the coding sequence ATGTCTTTAATCTTGTGGTTAAATCAAATAAGCATGAAAGATATTCCCCTCGTTGGAGGGAAAAACGCATCACTTGGAGAGATGATAAGAAACATCTCTTCGAAGGGAATAAATATCCCGGATGGATTTGCTGTAACAGCAGACGCATATAAATACTTCATAAACGTAAATAATCTCAATGAACCAATAAAGAAAATTCTTTCAGATCTTGACAAATCAAATGTAGAGGAGCTGAAAAAAAGAGGAAAAAAAATAAGAAACTTAATTCTTTCAGGTAAAATGCCCGAAGATCTTCAAAATGCCATTATTGAAGCCTACTCAGAAATGGAGAAAAAGTATGGAAAGAATGTTGATGTGGCAGTTCGTTCATCAGCAACCGCTGAAGACCTCCCTGATGCATCTTTTGCAGGACAGCAGGAGACATATTTAAATATTCAGGGAGCTCAAAATGTTATTCAGGCAGTAAAAAAATGCTTTGCTTCCCTTTTTACAGACAGAGCAATATCTTACAGAATAGATAAAGGCTTTAATCACTTTTCAGTCTATCTTTCTGCAGCTGTTCAAAAAATGATTCGTTCAGACAAAGCTTCTGCAGGAGTAATATTCACCATTGATACAGAAACAGGCTTTAAGGATGTTGTATACATAACAGGCTCATGGGGACTCGGTGAATACGTTGTCAAGGGTGTGGTAAATCCCGATGAATTTTATGTTTTTAAACCAACTTTAAAAGAAGGGTACAGAGCTATTATTTCAAAAAAACTCGGTGCTAAACAGCAAAGGCTAATTTACAGCGATGATCCTTCAAAACCAACACGTGGTGTCAAAACATCTTCAGAGGAAAGACAGAAATTTATTTTAAATGATGATGAAATATTAACACTTGCTAAATGGGCAGTGATGATAGAAAATCATTATGGAAAACCAATGGATATTGAATGGGCAAAGGACGGTGATGGTGTAACCACAGGTAGCGGTAAGCTTTTCATTGTTCAGGCAAGACCTGAAACTGTGCATTCCTTGAAAAGACAAAACTATTATGAAATTTACGAGCTTAAAAGCAGTGCAAATGTTTTGTGTACTGGATTGGCTGTTGGAAGCAAAATCGGACAGGGCAATGCATGTCTAATAAGAAACCCTTCAGAGATCAATCTTTTTAAACCAGGACAGGTTCTTGTTACTGACATGACAGATCCTGACTGGGAGCCAATTATGAAAATTGCAAGTGCAATTGTGACAAACCGTGGTGGAAGAACATGTCATGCTGCGATAGTATCCCGTGAGCTTGGAATTCCATGCATAGTAGGAGCTGGAAATGCCACAGAAATAATAAAGCCTGAACAGGAAATCACAGTTGATTGCTCAAAAGGAGAAGAAGGCTATGTTCTGGACGGACTCATTCCATTTGAAGTCAAAAAAATCGATTTAACAACACTACCAGAGACAAAGACAAAAATCATGATGAATGTGGGAATCCCTGAACAGTCATTTGCACAGGGACAAATTCCAAATGATGGAGTGGGACTTGCAAGAATCGAATTCATAATAAGTTCTCACATAGGAGTTCATCCTCTGGCGTTAATTGAATATTTAAAATTAAAAGAACAGTCTCAGCATGATCACAAAATTGCTAAAATAGTTAAAGAAATTGATCTAAAAACACCAATGTATGAGCATAAACCAGATTTTTATGTTGATAAATTAGCACAAGGTACGGCTATGATTGGTGCAGCATTCTATCCAAATGATGTGATTGTTAGATTTTCAGATTTTAAAACAAATGAATATGCAAATCTTATTGGTGGTATTCTATATGAACCTGTTGAATCCAATCCAATGCTTGGATGGCGGGGAGCCAGCAGATACTATGACCCGAAGTTTGAGCCAGCGTTTGCTCTTGAATGTATTGCCATTAAAAAAGTCAGAGATGAGATGGGACTGAAAAACGTGAAAGTTATGGTTCCTTTCTGTAGAACAGTTGAAGAGGGTAAAAAAGTTATTGAAGTGATGGAAAAATATGGACTTAAACAGGGTCATGATGGACTTGATATATATGTAATGTGTGAAATACCAAGCAATGTAATTTTAGCTGAAGAGTTTGCAAAAATCTTTGATGGATTTTCAATTGGTTCAAATGATTTAACACAGCTCACACTGGGTCTTGATAGAGACAGTGAATTGGTGTCCCATATTTATAATGAAAGGAACGAAGCTATAAAAAGACTTGTAAAACATGTAATTGAAGTGGCAAAAAAATACGGCAAAAAGATTGGAATCTGTGGTCAAGCACCTAGTGATTTTCCAGAGTTTGCTGAATTTCTGGTTGAATGTGGAATAAACTCTATAAGCCTGTCTCCAGACACAGTGCTTAAAACAAGACTTCTTGTTGCAGAAAAAGAAAAGGAATTGGGCTACTGA
- the rho gene encoding transcription termination factor Rho, whose product MSISELKQKKIPELMDMATSLNIENATSMKKQELIFSILQSQIEKIGTVYGAGVLEILPEGFGFLRSPDYSYLPSPDDIYVSPSQIRKFSLRTGDLITGQIRPPKENERYFALLKVETINEKPVEESIIRPLFDNLTPYYPTEKINLEYNPSDYSTRVIDLLIPVGKGQRGLIVAAPRTGKTMLLQSIAKAIKKNHSEIYLIVLLIDERPEEVTDWRRQVTGAEIISSTFDEPAQRHCQVSEMVIERAKRLVEEGNDVVILLDSLTRLARAYNAMTPASGKVLSGGLEATALQRPKRFFGSARNIEEGGSLTIIATALVETGSRMDDVIFEEFKGTGNMEVHLDRKLADKRIFPSIDIGSSGTRKEELLVPPDVLNKVWILRKVLSTLSPIEAMEFLLSKLKGTKSNKEFLEMMNK is encoded by the coding sequence ATTTCTATTTCAGAGCTAAAGCAGAAAAAGATTCCTGAACTAATGGATATGGCAACTTCTTTGAACATTGAAAACGCAACATCCATGAAAAAACAGGAGCTCATTTTCTCAATCCTTCAAAGTCAGATCGAAAAAATCGGGACTGTTTATGGGGCAGGTGTTCTTGAAATTCTTCCAGAAGGATTTGGATTTCTGAGAAGCCCTGATTACAGCTATCTTCCAAGTCCTGATGACATTTATGTCTCGCCTTCACAGATAAGAAAATTCAGTCTGAGAACAGGAGATCTCATCACAGGTCAAATCAGACCTCCAAAAGAAAATGAGAGATATTTTGCACTCCTCAAGGTAGAAACAATCAATGAAAAACCAGTTGAAGAAAGTATAATAAGGCCTCTTTTTGATAATCTAACTCCCTATTATCCCACTGAAAAAATCAATCTTGAATATAACCCTTCAGATTATTCAACAAGAGTTATTGACTTGCTCATTCCTGTTGGAAAAGGGCAGAGAGGTTTGATTGTTGCTGCTCCAAGAACAGGAAAAACAATGTTACTTCAGTCAATAGCAAAAGCTATAAAAAAGAATCATTCTGAAATATATCTGATAGTTCTACTAATCGATGAAAGACCAGAAGAAGTTACAGACTGGCGCAGACAAGTTACAGGAGCTGAAATAATAAGTTCAACATTTGATGAACCTGCTCAAAGACACTGTCAGGTTTCAGAAATGGTTATTGAGAGGGCAAAAAGACTGGTGGAAGAAGGTAACGATGTTGTAATACTACTTGACAGTTTAACGAGGCTCGCCAGGGCATATAATGCAATGACACCTGCTTCCGGCAAAGTGCTTTCCGGTGGATTGGAAGCAACAGCATTACAGAGACCAAAAAGATTTTTCGGTAGTGCAAGAAATATCGAAGAAGGCGGTTCTCTCACCATTATTGCAACTGCCCTTGTAGAGACTGGAAGTAGAATGGATGATGTAATTTTCGAGGAGTTTAAGGGTACTGGAAACATGGAAGTCCATTTAGACAGAAAACTTGCTGATAAGAGAATTTTCCCCAGTATTGATATTGGTTCTTCCGGTACCAGAAAGGAAGAACTTCTTGTGCCTCCGGATGTTTTAAACAAAGTCTGGATTTTAAGAAAAGTTCTAAGCACTCTCAGCCCGATTGAGGCAATGGAATTTTTGCTAAGCAAACTCAAGGGAACAAAGTCCAATAAAGAATTTCTTGAGATGATGAACAAATGA
- a CDS encoding PaaI family thioesterase: MIKTDDYCFVCGKQNPKGLKAVFIHGNGRSQAVIVLDKEYQGYSGIVHGGIISALLDEACVYAANSLGYNTVTAELKTRFKKPAYPGETITVEAQATQLKSKLIEAKAWIKNSENSIIAEAESKLIIKEKTR, from the coding sequence ATGATTAAAACTGATGATTACTGTTTTGTCTGTGGTAAACAAAATCCAAAGGGTTTAAAAGCTGTATTCATTCATGGCAATGGCAGATCTCAAGCAGTAATTGTTCTTGACAAAGAGTATCAGGGTTACAGTGGAATAGTTCACGGAGGAATTATCTCAGCTTTACTTGATGAAGCCTGTGTGTATGCTGCAAACTCTCTTGGATACAACACTGTTACAGCAGAATTAAAAACAAGATTTAAAAAACCAGCCTATCCAGGAGAAACAATAACTGTAGAAGCTCAAGCAACCCAATTAAAATCAAAGCTCATTGAAGCAAAAGCATGGATAAAAAACTCTGAAAATTCCATAATTGCAGAAGCAGAAAGCAAACTAATAATAAAGGAAAAAACACGGTGA
- the purL gene encoding phosphoribosylformylglycinamidine synthase: protein MLSEYKKQELLKKVQSEISETIKNIETEFCYNILTTEKLTNIELEILIWLLAETFEKEAFSQKSFLSQDNGMIFEVGPRLNFSTAWSTCAVSIFNCVGLNKIKRIERSRRYKLIPVIDNFPQKLFLNMIHDRMVECPYPEPLKDFSHGQTAKPLKIVPVIEEGRKALEKINQELGLGWDNWDIDFYLRLFRDRLKRNPTDVECFDLAQSNSEHSRHWFFRGILLIDGKPAPYSLFDIVKEPLKKNPRNSVIAFKDNSSAIYGSKIQYLQPLKPGKSSRFKIKNELYHLIFTAETHNFPTGVAPFPGAETGTGGRIRDIHATGKGALTVAGTAAYCVGNLHIQDYELPWEDKSFKYPGNLAKPLQIEIEASNGASDYGNKFGEPLIAGFTRSFGLRLRDGERIEWIKPIMFTGGIGQINATHIEKDPPQQGMYVVKIGGPAYRIGIGGGAASSVVSGELSEELDFNAVQRGDAEMENKLNRVVRACVELGDKNPIVSIHDQGAGGNCNVVKELVYPEGAKIDIRKVIVGDETLSILEIWGAEYQENDAILIKKESVKTLETICERERLPWSIIGEVTGDGQLIVYDSRDGQIAVKFDLKDVLGEIPKKEFRLQTVERKLEPLKIPENLTIKDALNRVLRLLSVGSKRFLTNKVDRSVTGLIVRQQCAGPVQLTVSDVCVVAQSYFGNTGIAHAIGEQPLKGIINPMAMARLSVAEALTNIVWVKISHIEDIKCSANWMWAAKLPGEGVRLYQAAEAMSELMIKLGIAIDGGKDSLSMAARVKNQEGVEIVKSPGSLVISAYAPCPDIHKVVTPDIKHPGESAILFIDLSRGKKRLGGTALAQCFNQNGDASPDLEDPELLKQTFNTIQTLIDRKLILSGHDRSDGGLITTLLEMAFSGSCGLHIKLKNEVREQELIPELFNEEPGIAIEVNLKQIKKVRKALDVNNIPFYEIAKTLNEDRIIIEYRDKTIFEESMTSLRDIWEETSYRIDMLQANPECVKEEKTVIYARTSPEYTLSFTPEKTPAILLKKNAKPPVAIIREEGSNGDREMAAAFYLAGFEPWDVCMQDLIDKKISLSAFKGAVFVGGFSFADVLDSAKGWAGCIKFSHLKKEFEDFYMREDTFSLGVCNGCQLMALLGWIPWYGIAETRQPRFIRNNSGRFESRWSSVKILPSPSIMLKNMENSQLGIWIAHGEGRAYFPDQEILKTVLEKNLAPIRYIDDDGKITESYPFNPNGSPSGITALCTEDGRHLAMMPHPERSFLLWQWPWLPESWKKLKASPWLKLFQNARKWCDGIL from the coding sequence GTGCTTTCTGAATATAAGAAGCAAGAACTTTTAAAAAAGGTTCAATCCGAGATTTCAGAAACTATTAAAAACATAGAAACAGAGTTCTGCTACAACATCTTGACAACAGAAAAATTAACTAACATTGAACTGGAGATTCTAATCTGGCTTTTGGCTGAAACTTTTGAGAAAGAAGCCTTTTCCCAGAAAAGTTTTCTCTCTCAGGACAATGGAATGATTTTTGAAGTCGGTCCCAGACTTAATTTTTCAACAGCATGGTCAACCTGTGCGGTTTCAATATTTAACTGCGTGGGGCTAAATAAAATTAAAAGAATAGAACGTTCTCGAAGATATAAATTAATTCCAGTGATTGATAATTTTCCTCAAAAACTTTTTCTTAATATGATTCATGACAGAATGGTTGAATGTCCATATCCAGAACCACTTAAAGATTTTTCTCACGGACAAACAGCAAAACCTTTAAAAATCGTTCCGGTTATTGAAGAAGGCAGAAAAGCACTGGAAAAAATAAATCAGGAACTTGGACTGGGGTGGGACAACTGGGATATTGATTTTTATTTAAGACTCTTCAGAGATCGACTCAAGAGAAACCCAACAGATGTTGAATGCTTTGACCTTGCTCAGTCAAACAGTGAACATTCAAGACACTGGTTTTTTAGAGGAATTCTTCTTATCGATGGAAAACCTGCTCCATACTCTCTTTTTGATATAGTAAAAGAACCTTTAAAGAAAAATCCTCGAAATTCTGTAATCGCATTCAAAGATAACTCAAGTGCCATATATGGATCAAAAATTCAATACTTGCAACCTTTAAAACCCGGTAAATCATCCAGATTTAAAATAAAAAATGAGCTTTATCATCTGATTTTCACAGCGGAAACCCATAATTTCCCAACAGGTGTAGCTCCTTTCCCAGGCGCTGAGACCGGCACTGGTGGAAGAATTCGTGATATTCATGCAACAGGCAAAGGTGCTTTAACAGTTGCAGGAACAGCAGCTTACTGTGTCGGCAATCTCCATATTCAGGATTATGAACTGCCATGGGAAGATAAATCATTTAAATACCCGGGTAATCTTGCAAAACCTCTTCAAATAGAGATTGAGGCAAGCAACGGTGCATCTGACTATGGAAATAAATTCGGTGAACCATTAATTGCAGGTTTTACCCGCTCCTTTGGATTAAGACTCAGAGACGGAGAAAGAATTGAGTGGATAAAACCAATTATGTTTACAGGCGGAATTGGGCAGATAAATGCGACTCATATTGAAAAGGATCCTCCTCAACAAGGAATGTATGTGGTAAAAATCGGTGGTCCTGCATACAGAATTGGAATAGGAGGTGGAGCAGCTTCCTCTGTTGTTTCCGGAGAACTCAGTGAAGAACTTGATTTCAATGCTGTGCAGCGTGGTGATGCTGAGATGGAAAACAAACTCAATAGAGTGGTTCGAGCCTGCGTTGAGCTCGGCGATAAAAATCCTATAGTAAGTATCCATGACCAGGGTGCTGGTGGAAACTGTAATGTGGTTAAAGAACTTGTCTATCCTGAAGGAGCAAAGATTGATATAAGAAAAGTAATTGTTGGAGATGAAACTCTTTCAATTCTTGAAATATGGGGTGCTGAGTATCAGGAGAATGATGCAATATTGATAAAAAAAGAGAGCGTGAAAACACTTGAAACGATATGTGAAAGAGAACGTCTTCCCTGGTCAATAATTGGTGAAGTAACAGGAGATGGACAACTGATTGTTTATGATAGCAGGGATGGACAAATTGCAGTTAAGTTTGACCTTAAAGATGTTCTTGGAGAAATCCCCAAAAAAGAGTTCAGACTTCAGACAGTTGAAAGAAAACTTGAACCATTAAAAATTCCAGAAAATTTAACAATCAAAGATGCGCTAAACAGAGTTTTGAGACTTCTTTCTGTTGGCTCAAAAAGATTTTTAACAAATAAAGTGGATCGATCTGTTACAGGATTGATTGTAAGACAGCAGTGTGCAGGTCCTGTTCAACTCACTGTCTCAGATGTGTGTGTTGTTGCGCAGAGCTATTTTGGCAATACCGGAATAGCCCATGCTATTGGTGAACAGCCATTAAAGGGCATCATTAATCCAATGGCAATGGCGAGGCTGTCAGTAGCAGAGGCTCTTACAAATATAGTCTGGGTAAAAATATCTCATATTGAAGATATAAAATGCTCTGCTAACTGGATGTGGGCTGCAAAACTTCCAGGCGAAGGTGTCCGTCTTTATCAGGCAGCCGAGGCAATGTCTGAATTAATGATAAAACTTGGTATAGCAATTGATGGCGGCAAAGATTCTCTTTCAATGGCTGCAAGAGTAAAAAATCAAGAAGGAGTCGAGATTGTTAAATCTCCTGGAAGCCTTGTAATTTCTGCATATGCTCCATGTCCTGATATACACAAAGTAGTAACTCCAGATATAAAACATCCAGGAGAAAGTGCAATTTTATTTATTGACCTTTCAAGAGGCAAAAAACGACTTGGAGGAACTGCATTGGCTCAATGCTTTAATCAAAATGGAGATGCTTCCCCTGATCTTGAAGATCCTGAACTTTTAAAACAGACTTTTAACACCATCCAAACATTAATTGACAGAAAATTAATTCTTTCTGGTCATGACCGTTCAGACGGAGGGCTGATAACAACCCTGCTTGAGATGGCATTCTCCGGTTCATGCGGTCTTCATATAAAACTGAAAAATGAAGTTCGGGAACAAGAGCTTATTCCTGAACTTTTCAATGAAGAGCCGGGTATTGCAATAGAAGTGAATCTAAAACAGATTAAAAAAGTCAGAAAAGCCCTCGATGTAAACAACATACCTTTTTATGAAATCGCAAAAACTTTAAATGAAGATAGAATTATTATTGAATACAGAGATAAAACAATTTTTGAAGAATCAATGACCAGTCTTAGAGACATCTGGGAAGAGACAAGCTATAGAATAGATATGTTACAGGCAAATCCTGAATGTGTAAAAGAAGAAAAAACAGTAATCTATGCAAGGACTTCTCCTGAGTACACACTTAGTTTCACACCAGAAAAAACTCCTGCAATTTTGCTTAAAAAAAATGCTAAACCGCCTGTAGCAATAATTCGTGAGGAAGGAAGCAATGGAGATAGAGAAATGGCTGCTGCATTTTACCTTGCTGGATTTGAGCCATGGGATGTATGTATGCAGGATTTGATTGATAAAAAAATCTCTCTCAGTGCGTTTAAAGGTGCTGTATTTGTTGGTGGGTTCAGTTTTGCAGATGTGCTTGATTCAGCAAAGGGATGGGCGGGATGTATCAAGTTTTCACATTTAAAAAAGGAGTTCGAAGATTTCTATATGAGGGAAGATACATTCAGTCTTGGAGTCTGCAATGGATGCCAGCTAATGGCACTTCTTGGCTGGATTCCATGGTATGGAATTGCGGAGACCAGACAGCCTAGATTTATAAGGAATAATTCAGGACGATTTGAATCTCGATGGAGCAGTGTTAAAATATTACCTTCACCATCAATTATGCTTAAAAATATGGAAAACTCTCAACTTGGAATATGGATAGCTCATGGAGAAGGAAGAGCATATTTCCCTGATCAAGAAATATTAAAAACTGTGCTAGAGAAAAACCTTGCACCAATACGATACATTGATGATGATGGAAAGATTACTGAGTCATATCCATTTAATCCAAATGGTTCTCCTTCAGGAATAACCGCTTTATGCACAGAAGATGGTCGTCACCTTGCAATGATGCCTCATCCAGAAAGGTCATTTTTACTATGGCAGTGGCCATGGCTGCCTGAAAGCTGGAAAAAATTAAAAGCATCTCCATGGCTTAAGCTTTTTCAGAATGCCCGTAAGTGGTGTGATGGTATTCTTTAA
- the argS gene encoding arginine--tRNA ligase gives MHYFLKNKLSEALKKLNYPQIEIEVEIPKNEAFGDLSTPIAMEISRHLKKPPRTIAEDIISTIDRDIFEDIQIAGPGFINFTFKNNYIFSELSECLKEEEAFFVQNTGKGRKIQIEFVSANPTGPLHLGHGRGAALGAALANILREAGYNVSTEYYINDAGKQVELLGLSVYVALQKLFGKEMELPEECYKGEYINELAKEIYDLYKNDLKDKSFDEAGDLLIEFSYKKILNDIMKDLEDFGVVFDKWVSERKLYHTGEVQRTILKLKELGYIYEKDGALWFKSTAFGDDKDRVIIKNDGTYTYFASDIAYHKNKIERGFDELINIWGADHHGYIQRVKAAVQALGMSPSQIKILLVQMVNLLREGKPVQMSKRAGTFVTLRELIDEIGADTTKFIFLTRRHDSQLEFDIEIAKRQSQENPVYYVQYAHARINSIFEKADINPEKFSGELFNENEIKIIKKVLMYPMIFDLSVQMREPHRITFYLQELAAMFHSYYHKYRVVSEDSNLTETRLCLCRAVMLALRHGLKMLGVKAPEKM, from the coding sequence ATGCATTATTTTCTAAAAAATAAACTATCTGAAGCACTTAAAAAACTTAATTATCCTCAGATTGAGATTGAGGTTGAAATTCCCAAAAATGAAGCTTTTGGTGATTTAAGTACACCCATTGCAATGGAAATTTCAAGACATTTAAAAAAACCTCCGAGAACAATTGCTGAAGATATAATCTCAACCATTGACAGAGATATTTTTGAAGATATTCAAATAGCAGGTCCTGGATTTATAAATTTCACATTCAAAAATAACTATATTTTTTCAGAACTATCAGAGTGTTTAAAAGAGGAAGAAGCTTTTTTTGTTCAGAATACAGGAAAGGGTAGAAAAATTCAGATAGAGTTCGTAAGTGCCAATCCCACAGGTCCTCTTCATCTTGGACATGGTAGAGGTGCTGCTTTAGGTGCTGCACTGGCAAATATTCTCAGAGAAGCCGGATATAATGTCTCAACTGAATACTATATCAATGATGCCGGTAAACAGGTTGAACTTCTCGGTTTGAGTGTTTATGTCGCTTTGCAAAAACTCTTTGGGAAAGAGATGGAATTACCCGAAGAATGCTATAAAGGTGAATATATAAATGAACTGGCAAAAGAAATTTACGATCTTTATAAAAATGATTTAAAAGATAAAAGTTTTGATGAAGCGGGTGACCTTTTAATTGAGTTTTCTTATAAAAAAATTCTGAATGACATTATGAAAGATCTTGAAGATTTCGGAGTTGTGTTTGATAAATGGGTAAGCGAAAGAAAGCTCTATCACACAGGTGAAGTTCAGAGAACAATCCTCAAACTCAAAGAACTTGGATATATCTATGAAAAAGATGGAGCTTTATGGTTTAAATCAACAGCTTTTGGAGATGATAAAGACAGGGTTATCATAAAAAATGATGGAACATATACTTATTTTGCATCAGATATTGCATATCATAAAAACAAAATTGAAAGAGGATTTGACGAACTCATAAATATCTGGGGAGCTGACCATCATGGATACATTCAAAGAGTAAAAGCCGCTGTTCAGGCACTTGGCATGAGCCCATCTCAGATTAAAATACTCCTTGTTCAGATGGTAAATCTTCTCAGAGAGGGAAAGCCCGTTCAGATGTCAAAAAGGGCTGGAACTTTTGTTACTCTGAGAGAACTTATTGATGAAATAGGTGCTGATACTACAAAATTTATCTTTCTTACTCGCAGACATGACTCTCAACTTGAGTTTGATATTGAGATTGCCAAGAGACAATCACAGGAAAATCCTGTTTATTATGTTCAGTATGCTCATGCAAGAATCAACAGTATTTTTGAAAAAGCTGATATCAACCCTGAAAAATTTTCAGGAGAACTTTTCAATGAAAATGAGATTAAAATTATAAAAAAAGTACTCATGTATCCAATGATATTTGACTTAAGCGTACAGATGAGAGAACCCCATAGAATAACATTTTATCTTCAGGAACTCGCAGCTATGTTTCACAGTTATTATCACAAATACAGAGTCGTATCTGAAGACAGCAATTTAACAGAAACGAGACTCTGTCTTTGTAGAGCTGTGATGCTTGCCTTAAGACATGGATTAAAAATGCTCGGAGTGAAAGCTCCGGAGAAAATGTAA